The DNA sequence cctcacacacacactcacacacacacacactcagacattcTGCAAACTCTCCACAGGAAACTCTGAGCCATAATGCGAAGGCACCTCAGAGCAGACGGGTGCATTGCTCAAACCAAGTGGGATACGGTGCGGCTTTGATAGTGCGTTAATTACTCATGTGATGTGATACAGACGTCTGGGGGCTTCAGCCGAAAGTTTGCCTGACGGTTTCCAAGGGGGCCAGGCAGACATTTTAGAAGCGGTAGGTGAAAACCaaatttattaataatttatgGATAGATCAGTTTGCGTGCTGTCACAGATCCCAGCAGTGTCATGTTGATGCAAAACTGTGATGCTACTTGAAGGGCTGGCTGCTAAATAGTTCTTTGTGTACTTGGTGACAGCTGGGACTTTGAACAGGAAGAACTCTGGGCTATAAGAGTTGCCTGTGCTGTGTGACATGATGAAAAGGGCTTCACTATCGATCTGACAGTTTGAAACTTTATCTGCTCTTTACCAGGAGTTCTGTGGAATGAATTGATTTTGTCCAGAAGGTTTGTTGATTTTTCCGTGTGAGGGCAGTAAAGGTGATGGTATCTATATATCCATAACAGCAAACTAAGTAAAGACCCAAAAGATTCACAGACATATCCAAAGTATAAGTAAGAGTACGTATTTTGCAGATTTGGATCTTCACCTGATTTGTATTTGAACCTTTTTTTGCTTGCATTGAAAAATGTTGACCGGAAATCAACGCTGCAGCACTTctttcatgtaaaaaaaaaaagaaaaaaaaagagctctTTGTTTTGTAACCACATGTTTAAACCTTCTAAATTACAAACAGAGGGAGAATGCAAAACTGAGGAAATCATTCAGTCTCAAACTCACGCAAGGGGCTCAttgtgaaaacagcatcagaagATTCACTGTGTGGTTGCAACATTATTGACACAAAGCCATAACCGACAGCTCCCTCTTTCAGGGACAACTGAGAGCAAACAAGATGCCCAATGCGCTCTGCTGATGCCTCATCCTGAACTGTCTGGCTCTAACTAGTCCTGGCATCTCCCATCTGTGCCTCCTTGGCAAAACCTTTTTGAAGTCTTGAAGAAGTTGTAAACTTCCTCACAGCTTTTGAAAGGACAGTAATGCTGTTGTAACTGTCTATTATTCCACGTTGGTTCCATTTTAAGTGGAggcaaaatgcaaaaacaaccAGTGTTGGGTAGAGTGTTGTCTGAAAAATAACCACATTTTTCCTCttgttatttgttttcttttctcagcAGTGATATATTGGGACAGTCTTTCAATCAGTGAAATCAAAGCGCCGAATGTGTTCCATAATGGGCACCCCAGCTGTGCATATGTTGGTGCTAATGGCCTGTATGGCAGCCAGAGGAATGTGCCAGATAAACAGAGCTGAAGCAGAGGAGGTCCACTCCACCTTCCAGTCTCCGGGGTTCTACAGCACCGTCATTCCCAGCACAGGACCCAGCTTCCACCCGGGGGTCCCAGGGGCTGATGCACAAGCTGTGGGATCTGGAAATGAAACTGTCATGAAGAGGCCGGTACCACCTCCGATGTGCTCTGTATTTACCTCTATTAATAGCTATTTTAAGTACATCAACACCATCATTTCCATCATAGTGTTTGTCGTCGGCCTGGTCGGCAACGCCACCCTGCTGAGGATTATATACCAGCACAAGTGCATGAGGAACGGGCCAAACGCCCTCATTGCCAGTCTGGCACTGGGGGACCTTATCTACATAATCATTGATATACCCATCAATGTATACAAGGTACGGTTTTCACTCTGTTGGTGCATGTTTAATCAAAGTCTTGACCTTATTTTGAAAGCCAAGCTGCTGAGTGACAGGTCTCTGTGTCAATATGATGAAATGCAGCAACAATGGAGGTGATACGCCGAGATAAAGTGGAATATTACGGGAAAAGGAGTGGGAAGGGGTGTAAGCAAAAGATAGGAAAGTGTAATCAGTCGTATGCCATTATCTCCCTCGTGTGGGCCGATTGGTGATGAGAGGAGCAGGGATATGGCTGGCTTAAATAAACACGGGAATCAGGCTGGAGGCACACATGCCGGTAGCCTTGTATTGACCCGGTCACTGACCATTATCCagaggttttattttaaaaacaaaacaaaaaaaggaccCAATGTTACTCAAGTGAAAAATCATTTGTGAAGTTTTGAACTCAATTCTTCATTAAAGCCCCATCTATAATGTTTTATCCAAATGAAAGTAAGGTTCAAATGCTGTATTGTtaataaatgtctgtgtttCTCAGCTGGTTATAATTAAAAGTCAGctagttttttttcctgtatttATGAGCATTActaatgtaaacaaacattttacagcatcagaaaacattacaaacattacagttagTAGTTTTCTAATGATTCATGTATTCAAAAGACCTGTCAATCAGTCTGAGAGCGGTTTCAATTTCGTGTTTTGATTTACatcacttgtttttcttttggacTACGGATTGTGCCTTTATGAAGCGCCTAATGATGATAAATTATGCCTGGGGCTCCTGTCTTGGGCTGATTTAAACCAACAAATAGTGTCATGCTTTGTATAATAATCAAGAATAATGGCAAAATGGAGTCATCAGTCAACCTGATCTTTCCAATGCATTATGGGAAGCCAttttacaagacaaaaaaaataaaaaagccacCTGGTTAGAATTAACTTGGGACTTGTAGGGCACAGAAACTCTGTAGTCCGAGCAACAcgtgcaagaaaaaaaaaggaaactcttcttgggggggggggaacggTTTATTCACAAACAATGAAAGAGCCACGTCTACAATTTTTAAACCTTCAACTTGTTCACTTCCTCAAGGCTGTGACAGTGTTTCCAAAAATAATCAGCTACTTACACACTGAAAACAGTTTCCTCGCTGTGCTCCTGGGAAACTTAGACGACACACGTAAACAATAGATGGCCAGGAAGCACCATGAAGTTCTTCCTTTGGCTCAGCTTTGGGAAACGGTTTAACGCAGGTTGTATCATGCTGAAGGAAAAGTACTACTTTGATGAAAAACAAAGGTTTCAACTCACATGGCCTGGTCAAAGGGAGTAATATTATAAGAGGTTGTCAAAGTGGCTCTGAGATACTGGTGACAACGCAGGGAATTATTGTGAAAATGTGGTCTGTAGAGTTTGCTTGGAGAGGCCGTATGTTTGCAGGAGACGTGAATGTATTGCAAAAATTGTGCAAAGTTTTATCAGCAGATGAACTCCATATGGTCCGTGTCAGATTAAACTCACTCTGACGTTAAGATGACGTTGAGAGTTCTCTGATGTGCCTCCAACTGCAGTAAAATTGCCTTAAATAGATATTAACGACGGTCCGCATGAATCCAGTAACAAAAGTGAGATTAATAAAAGTCAGCTGTCAAAAGACTTGTAAAGACATAGATTATATCCAGATTATATTATTGAAATAATTTACTTGGTAATGACAcaaaagctaagccaatcagTGATTTATTGACAAATTATATAAGTGtgaattagagctgcaaagatgaatcgattcattgattagttgtcaaccattaaattaatcaccaattattttgatcaattaatcggtttgagacattttttaagaaagaaaaaaaaaagtcaaaattctgattccagcttctaaaatgtgaatattttttagtttcttcactcctctatgacagtaaaccgaatatctttgagttgaggacaaaacaagacatttgaggacgtcatcttgggctttggaaaacactgatcaacCATTTTCaaccaactaatcgattaatcaagaaaataatcgacagattaatcaacaacgAAAATAATCGTTGGTTGCAGTACTAGTGTGAATGTTGAACAATAAATGTTCCATATGATTAATTCCTATTAGAGAAGTGTTTGTGTGACAGTTATTGTGTGTCCTTTTTCCACCAGCTCCTGGCAGGACGCTGGCCTCTTGAGGAAACTGATTTTGCCCTGTTTCTGTGTAAGCTGGTGCCCTTCCTGCAGAAAGCCTCTGTGGGTATCACCGTCCTTAACCTGTGTGCCCTCAGTGTGGACAGGTCAGTGCTTTCACATGCCACACGGTCACATCAACAGCTTTGAGCGCCGTTTTGGTGGGCCAGCTGAAAAGTTAATGCAAAATTCCTGCTCTGTGTGAGTGCTACAAAAGTGACCAAAATACACTTATTATAATAGGTTTTGTGCATATGAATTGTTAAAGTGGAATAAATTAATTCTCCAAAACTTATTGGACATTATAACTGTTTCTCAGTCTCATAAAGaaggttgtatttgtttgtgtatttatcATTCCTTAGAGACATATGAAGTATGTCTCTAAAGTTACACAGCCTTGTAAAGCCAGCACCATGTTTGTGCACATACTGAAGCATGAAGATTTGTTttccagatttttatttttttattaaggaAGCAATCAAATGTTTGGGGGCAATAGCGCATTGATTTAGATTTGTCATTAATGTTTGCTTCTAATATAATTGTGTCATTATAATAGAGTTGCAAAGATTTTTGGGGATTTGATTCCAGTTTAATGACATGGAGATTTGGTTCACTGAGATGATGATCATTTTCGGGAAAGGTCAATACTGACTGAGCATTCTCACTGGGAAGGAATTTTTCTTTCAATTTGTTGCCTCTGTGTTCAAAACGTGTGTGATGAGCTGTTTTATAAGATGCTCTTTACTTCTTTAATGGAATAACTCATTTTATATGCAACATTAAGTGTATGATAGGCTCCAGTATTTGCACTGTATAGATAACgtaaatatttaaaacattatcTTGATAGCAAGTATactgacaacttttttttttttttaacagtaccTTAATAGAAAATCCCTAATGAATAAATGATTATCGTTAAGTTCTGAAGTTCAGTGTGATCTCACTTTAGACACAACTTTAGAGATAAGAGGCTTGCCTGCCTGCTCTGAATAGGCTTAAGGTTCGACCAGGCAGACATATTTAATGACCTCTATTATGAGAAAAAGACCGCAGTGCTGTACAGTTGTGTTCAAGAGCAGATGCTCACCATTTGTTTCCAGGAAACGTGTAGCATTTTTTTCCGTGTGTATTATGaaagtctcttttgtatcttttcaatgttggaggaagagaaaaaaggtGGATACATTACCACTTAGTGAAATATAAATGCCGCCATGTTGTTCAACAGAGAAATTCAAATGTGTCAtgaaaaatatattgtttttgccATAAAATCTTGATGCAGGATTTTACTAAAACATTTCGACAAGTGGTTTCCATTaatgaaacaaacaagcaaacaagtATTCAGTGCATGGGAAACACAAGCCAACAGACAGACCTCTCTGCCAACATGGACCAGTCTGTTTGGAGGCTTCACAAAAGTATAAATAttggatatttaaaataaacaattgaTCGTCTCCCCTCATTCATTCGTAACATTTGGATATTCTTTGCTGACTGAGCAGTTTGTTGTGCTTGGTGTGCTGCCATacataaagaaaatgttgtttGCTTTGTCAGTCAGGAGAGACAAAGAAAATGATGAATTCACCGATTTCTATTTAACGATGGAGCACTGACTGAAAGCAGCTGAACTGCAGCCCTGTTTCAATTAACAAAATAGTAATAACATGGTAATTGTGTTACATTTGTATTCCAGGAGTGCTACATCATAATCATTCCTGCTTTAGTAACTCACTGTCCCCTAATCTTATTACTTGAATCTAATCAATGTAATATGTCTCATCCATCTGTTATGCCTGGACCTTACTGTATCTCTGTGTCTGCCCTCCACAGGTACAGAGCTGTGGCCTCCTGGAGCAGGGTTCAGGGAGTGGGCATCCCTCTGTTTACAGTCGTGGAGATTGTGTCTATTTGGTTGCTGTCACTCGTCCTGGCAGTACCCGAGGCTATCGGGTTCGACATGGTCACCTTCGACTACAGGAACAAGACCATGCGCACCTGCATGCTTAACCCCAAGAATGACTTCATGGTGGTACGCTATCATCCTTTTCTTATCATTTTTGGATAAGGAAATTGCTGTTTAGTGCTTTTGTGTCCCAATGTTTTGCTTGTATCAAGGCCACGATGAGCTGTGTAGTACATTGTGTCAAAGTACTCATAGAGGAGGGATAGTTGAATTTGCAATAACGAGGCAAAACATTAGTGGAGTAACGAAATAGGAAACGCACCTTAAAGTGAAAGCACAAGTTTGGCCTAATGTTTCTCTTTAAAAGcgtctgttgtttgttttggagtCAATGAgcgtttttaatttcatttttaatgTGCTATTTTGGTTATAGGGGCATGTATTTTTAGATATAAATATACCAACCTACAGATACTTAAGGAGTAGTCCCCCCAAATTCACCTATCACGCCAGTATTTAAGTATTTGATGCTAAAAAGATTTCGAGTGGAGTATCACTTTAAGAAATAAACCTGGTCTACTTACTGCCTCCATGTGTTTGTGGCCCTTTTCACATCCTTGGAGCACATAATTGATTACAGGCCAAGTACAATTACTGAGACCTGAAATCTGGGGCCTCAAGCTGAGCCACATGTGTCTATCTATTCCATATGCACAAAATTGGAGTAATCTCTCCTCATCCAGAAAACGGCCATATGGGTCGATTGTGCAAGCAGCTAATAACGGCCGACAATTTTGTTTCTTGTTAGGCAGCAAACTCTcgtggctgtagtaattatcACTAGAGCAAAAGAGGAAGTTAGGTAACAAAGTATAAGAGGGCCAAATATTGCATAAGGAGGTGGGTttgaggggagagggggggaggatcaaacaaacacaggagacTGTGGTTTGTGTCCAATGTGAAACTAAATGTTAACTGTAATTTTGAAATTAACCAAAGTTTTATGAACCTTATATACCAATAACCTCTGTGACATCATGTTACGtcctcattttagtagttttacgtgGCTCACTTTAAGTCAATCCCTGACGTTTTACTAACTATAACTAAAGCCCTGCGATCCAGTTCCCATACTAACATACTATTAAGTATGCCAGAAAAAGATTTAGTATGTCCCAGTACATGGAATGTCAAATGCAGTATGCCAAAAATACTGGGATGTTCCagtgcagtggttcccaacctggggtccgggcacccctcaggggggcggcaaagatcacaggggggggggggcgcaagtctttatctggtttggggttgaggtaaaaaaaatatatatatttgcacatgttacacaaattatgataatacactagaatatacagtataacgtatacaaaagtctgtttttcttagacatgagtagggggggcgccaaggaaaaaagatTGGGAACCACTGTTCTAGTGCATCTGGTTGGATTTTGCAGTATGCAAGCCAGCATGCTTTTCAAGCAATGCTATGAAGTAGTATGTCCTATTTGTATGCACGCTGCATGCAACAGTGCATACTTTGTAAGTTataagtaaaaagaaaaataatgtgaTTCAGAACTCAGAcagtatttttgttgcctaCACTTAACTAGTTCCCTTTCACAACCTCTACTATGTGTTCAAAACTGCGCCAATTATGTTAAATAGAAGGGTCACAGGACTGAGGTCACATGATTAAACCACCACCCTGCAGCAAAGTCATATGTGCTGTTTTGGGAGTCTTTGGACGCCTACCTACTGTGTAATGTCGTTAaggtatgaggatgtgttggtAATGGTACTGGAGTACAGGGGTAGTCTGGTGGTGgttttcatgtctaagctgtggtgaaaaaaagaaatctaacaAAAATGTAACTTACTGGTTCACATGTCCTTGTTTCCCTGTAGTTCTATAAGGATGCAAAGGACTGGTGGATGTTTGGGTTCTACTTTTGTGTACCACTGGCCTGCACCGCTGTGTTCTACACTCTGATGACCTGCGAGATGCTCAACCACAGGAATGGCAGCCTTCGGATAGCCCTCAGTGAACACCTCAAACAGGTCGGACAATACTTCTAAATGATAAAAACAAGCTGTTAACTGTAATAAACCCACATACAGTCTGGTGTTTATTTCACTAAAAGCAAAAGAACATTTGTAATGTGACGATATCTAATGCAACTTTTTGAGAGAGTAAAATTACTCCATATTGGCtcaatcagcagtgtttattCCATGGTTTTAACCTCTAACCTTCCATACACAAACTATTTCATCTCCTCACTAATGGTGGAACGAAATCTGTTGTTTCTCTCTGCAGAGACGTGAGGTGGCCAAAGCTGTCTTCTGCCTCGTCCTTATCTTTGCCCTGTGCTGGTTCCCACTGCACCTCAGCAGGATCCTGAAGAAGATGGTTTACTACCAGGATGATACGATGCGCTGTGAGCTGCTCAAGTGAGTTACTGGTAGAACAAACCCTCTGACGCAAAAGTTACAGGTCTATAGGAAAGAGTGTATGTAATTGTACATGGCATGGCactgttttgatttgattttgttttaatgCTAGTTCCGATTCCtggtcaaaatgaaaacaagtgtgTATTTCTTattatcaaaaaaataaataaaaataaacagaaacacgGCTGATTCTGCCAGACATGTTTACcattaaacattattttttattataatcagcTTCTTCTATTTTCAGTTTCCTGTTGGTCATGGATTACTTTGGTCTCAACCTTGCAACAGTCAACTCCTGCATAAACCCCATTATCCTCTACTTTGTCAGCAAGAAGTTTAAAAACTGCttcaaggtacacacacacacacacacacacacacacacacacgtcagatTTTGTCTGGCCAATAGAGCAAACAGTGAACTCAGGCCTTTTGTCCATGACACAGAGGCTGTGATTGTGATGACATTCCATGAGCAACATGTAAAAGCAGTCCGAAGATGTATGTATTCACTTTGTAGGGCTGAGGTCACATACTGCAAATTTTTGTCAAACAGACCAGTGCAGGAGATAAACCATGTCTCAAGATTGCACGTTAAAGGATTTTTGGGAGGGAGGTAGCAAACGAGCAAACAAGAGAATACCTGCTCCTAAGTATGGAAAATCCTCTTGGTAAAAATTGCtatgttaaaggaacagttAAAAGTTTTGTGAAATGCACTTCTTTGGTTTCTTGCTGAGGGTTAGATGAGAGGATCTAGATCTAGAGAAGAACTGTCatgtctgtatgataaatatgAAGCAGCCTCAGCTGGttggcttagcttagcataaagattggAAATAGAGCGACACAGCTAGCCTGGAAGTCACTGCTCTCtatcaaaaaatattaaaaaaatataaaaacttgTCGGATTTCCACTTCTGCTGTTGTGTGGATTAAACAAAAGATTTAAAGGTGCTGGCAGATGGATTTTCTTACCTTTGGACATAGCTACGCTAGCTGTTTTCCCTTGATATCAGTCTTTATGCTGAGCTAAGCTTACCGTCTCCTGGttccagcttcatatttaaaggaaaaatacgaaagtggtatcaatcttctcatctagcCCCCGACAAGAACGCTAATACGTGTATTTCatatgttgaactattcctctAAAATGTTTTCTCTCCCTTCACATGTTCCTCAAGTCGTGTTTGTGCTGCTGGTGTTACTCTGACAACCAGCTGAGCAGCATCGGACCCATGAACGGCACCAGTATCCAGTGTAAGAGCCCAGAGCCCAACAATCTCCACACTGATCGCAGCATCAGGAAAGACAGCGACTGATCTTTCACCTGAGGACTATTTTCAAGCTCTTCCAATTACCCAGCAGCTTTTAAAATACAACCAATGCACACCCCAACAAAATATGTACATCAACAACTTTTTCAGACAATAAATGCACATCCTTAGAACCACTGAAGCAACAAATGATCCTGGCAGGGATGGATTGGGAACTGGAGATAAAAGGAACAAACTATGGATGTGGCGCACAATGCTCTGAAGTTGCCAGAGTCTCTCAGCGGGCTAAACTTCCTaagacaaactttttttttgtattcccaCACCCACAACAGTGACGCTGTAGCGTGAGAGAAGAAGGGGGAGagcgggatgaggaggaggactcTTTAACAGGATGCAGCTGAACGATGACTATAAATGACTCTCAATCAGTAGCAGAGCGTGCTATTCCTGTAAAGGGCAGCACTACTGGGAAGGATGCACAAAGCTACAGGAAGGAAAAAGCAGACTGCTCGCTGTCAGAGGGAATGATAGGAGACGAGTATGTGCTGTCCCCAGGAGTTCGCTACTCACTGACTGTGGAAAACAGGAAAGCATGTTACCGATTCGAACAACTTTCAATTCGAACAAAATCATTTTCCATAAAACATGCACGTGGTTGCAGTGTATTTTACTCACACTCATTATTCATTGAGCTACTTTGTGGTATAATTAGAACATTTTGAAGTTCATTTGCTTCCTACTgcttaacaaaaacatttttttctgattcatcaggtaaaGAGGGAAAATGTCTCTGAACACAAAGATACATCCCTTCATTGGAAAAAACAATTATGTTTCATGTAATCCTGATCCACAGACTTCCAAACGTTTGGTTAGTAATCCAAAAATGAAAGATTTCAGAACAGAATCAAGACTGGTCAGAATAAGCCAAAGTACACTGGCACAAAATCAATTTTCATATCTCATGTCAAGCAAATGATATATATGAGGTAATGCATTATGACAGATCAACAGAAATGGATAGGAATGAGCTCTTTTGTAAACACTGTGAATTTTAACAGATATAATCAACAATAATTGTGACTTTTATGCTTGTATAACCAATGgactaaatatatatgtatagtgtCCACTTTTATAAAGTGTTATATTGCAGTAATAATATGTATTTTACTCAGATAACATTACCTGCGTAATGACATAGGCAAATGAGTTTTTCATGGTGGTGTTAAACACTCCaaatattaaaggaatagtttgacattttggaatatACCCTTAttggctttcttgccaagagttagataagaagacTGATAGCCCTAACATGTCTGTACAATTACAAAAAGCCAGAGATGGTTGgattagtttagcataaacacTGGAAATGGTTGAAACAGCTGGCCTGGCTCTGCCTTGAGGGTGGCAAAATCCACCTGTCAGctcctctaaagctcactaattaactaGTTATATCTAGTTGGTTTAATAATTATGatgaatttgtgttttttgtgggttagctacagccagcagccaacAGGCTGTGCAAATTACTGTATAGTCATCAGCTAACCGGCTGCTTGCAGCAGCTAACCGGCAGAAACCACAAGAGATGTTACGTGTTTAGTGAGCTGCTAGCAGGTGAATTTGGTTACCTTTTTGACGGAGCCAAGCAAGCTGTTTCCTTGTCTTTACAaacttcatgctaagctaagctaaccggctgtgGGCAGTAGCTGCATAATTTAACATAGAGTGGTATCgaccttctcatctaactcttgccAATAAGGACATTTGCCAATACAATTCAAACCATTCTTTTTGTGTTGAAATCATATTCAGCTACCAAAAACTATACTGCCTTATACTATTTGATATGTGAATACATGTAAGCatgtgtgtttgactgtgttagcatgtgtgtgtgcgtgtgtgtgtgtgtgtgtgtgtgtgtgtgtgtgtgtgtgtgtgtgtgattgtgctgTGTGTATAATTGCCTGCACTTCTCTAGTTGGAGTGTTTTGCACACTTACGTACAGAAGAACAGGCGATATctgtactgtttttattttaccacTATCCATCGGCGCCATTCATAATAATCTTTAGAAAATGGAATTCATATATGTTTGTTGTCATAGATGCTGCTGCTTATAccaataaatcaatttccatcTCTGCTGCATATAAGGAAACCATGAGGTTTATTTCACCATCATACTAATATTGGTTTCTCCGCAAAGTCGAGGGGGCCCCTTCTGTTTTTAATCTGCGTCTGTGAGAAAGAGGCGTCTGGCAGTGATTTGAAGCACACTGTGACCTGCTTGGCAACTGAGCCCTTAGGGTTGCTAATGTCAGCGGAGAGGATGTGAACAGCTTGGATGGTGGGAATCTGATACATAAAGCTCACTTCTCATCTGTGTTGCCAAAAAGAGGACCGAGGAAAGCAAAGTTTGACCCTTACTCAGCCGTGTTTTAATATATATCAGCGTCGATGTGGCAGAAGGATTGTATACATTTTGCTTATAAACAATGTCATAATGGTCATAAATAATAAGATTTCTTTTCAACTAAACACACTTCAACTACGGTTTATTTATTGcaataagcttttttttgtcTAAATCCATTAAATAAATCAGTAGTTGCATCAAGACTGAGTCTGAGAACTTCTCACAACGTTAATTAACTCGGGATTACGCTCTCAAACCTCTCAAAAAGAGACAATGACCAGAGCCACATAATCCCATACACAAAATTGAAAAACACCCAAGACCAACAGAACATTGCAGCAACCGTGGCTTTATCGGACGTTGGCCTGTTATTTGTTTCAGCGGGACGGCGATAGAGCTCAACCAGCTCATAAACTTTATGGTCCATATTCCTCATATCAAATCATGCCACAATCAGGTTGGAGTAACCCTGAAAAAATACAGAACTGTTGAAAACTTTGGCTGCTCAGGCAAAGCATGTCACGGTTCAATGTATCAGAGAATAGAAAAGAATACAAGTAGGTTGATACATACTGAAACATATTCATGCTTTTCTGGGAAGTGAGAGGGAGAAATCAGAGAGTTTGAGAGAAAGTGAGGGAGAGGGAAACAGAGTTTTAGCTCTGTGGAATTTGCTGGGAACTTTGTCTCTTGCCAGGGGTGAATTGAATGAAGctcaaaaacaaataataaaggaTCTCAAAGGTCCAAAGTGCCTCTCCATGCAGAGCTCATTCAAATTTGGTTGTTGATACAGAAAATATGTTCAAGACCAATCAATGTTCCAGACAATAACAATGGAAGGCTGCTTTGCAAGAACTTTTTCTCTGttaggaaataaaagaaaacatgatTTTAACTTAAGCTTTTGATTACTACTCATTCTCAACTAGATACTTACAGTATGATGACAGTGAATCGTGTCCATTACTTTGGTTGTGAGGGACGTCATCGTGAGAAAACA is a window from the Perca fluviatilis chromosome 1, GENO_Pfluv_1.0, whole genome shotgun sequence genome containing:
- the ednraa gene encoding endothelin receptor type Aa, translating into MCSIMGTPAVHMLVLMACMAARGMCQINRAEAEEVHSTFQSPGFYSTVIPSTGPSFHPGVPGADAQAVGSGNETVMKRPVPPPMCSVFTSINSYFKYINTIISIIVFVVGLVGNATLLRIIYQHKCMRNGPNALIASLALGDLIYIIIDIPINVYKLLAGRWPLEETDFALFLCKLVPFLQKASVGITVLNLCALSVDRYRAVASWSRVQGVGIPLFTVVEIVSIWLLSLVLAVPEAIGFDMVTFDYRNKTMRTCMLNPKNDFMVFYKDAKDWWMFGFYFCVPLACTAVFYTLMTCEMLNHRNGSLRIALSEHLKQRREVAKAVFCLVLIFALCWFPLHLSRILKKMVYYQDDTMRCELLNFLLVMDYFGLNLATVNSCINPIILYFVSKKFKNCFKSCLCCWCYSDNQLSSIGPMNGTSIQCKSPEPNNLHTDRSIRKDSD